In bacterium BMS3Abin02, one DNA window encodes the following:
- the metG_2 gene encoding methionine--tRNA ligase, whose amino-acid sequence MNRFYVTTAIPYVNASPHLGHALELVQADVLARYRRQTGDQVRFLSGTDDNALKNVLAAEAAGVSVEQYVEARADEFESLRGPLALSLDDYIRTSTDVCHRGGVERLWEACARSGDLYTRSYEGLYCVGCEQFYAAGELSGGTCPEHGTTVDKVAEHNWFFRLSRHEDALLEAIGSGRLRIEPEVRRNEVVSFIQAGLEDISVSRPAERARGWGIPVPGDQDQVVYIWYDALGNYISALGYGMDSSDYRTWWLESDERVHVIGKGILRFHAVYWPAFLLSAGEPLPTAIFVHDYLTVGGAKISKSAGPTVSPADLVDVYGSDALRWWLAAEVPRVGDADFTEQRLVDRINQDLVNGYGNLLSGIAALLVKYRGGRILDASEGHPSAPVEESVARALARFDLRTAALAVSAAIRDANAELQQRRPWELARLEAQGDTGAGSEFDRVLGRLVTIVRGIAWLLAPFTPQLAERARTHLGGDRLTAAEPLFPRLIAPE is encoded by the coding sequence ATGAACCGTTTCTACGTCACGACGGCCATTCCGTACGTCAACGCGTCGCCACACCTGGGACATGCTCTCGAGCTGGTACAGGCCGATGTACTCGCCCGTTATCGCAGACAAACCGGAGACCAGGTGCGATTCCTCTCGGGGACCGATGACAATGCCCTGAAGAACGTGCTTGCGGCGGAGGCTGCCGGTGTCTCTGTTGAGCAGTACGTTGAGGCGAGAGCGGACGAGTTCGAGTCATTGCGCGGGCCGTTGGCGCTCTCGCTCGATGACTACATCCGCACGAGTACCGACGTTTGTCACCGCGGCGGTGTCGAGCGGCTCTGGGAGGCATGTGCCCGATCGGGGGATCTGTACACGCGCAGCTACGAGGGTCTCTACTGCGTGGGTTGTGAGCAGTTCTATGCAGCCGGCGAACTCAGCGGCGGCACTTGTCCCGAACATGGCACGACGGTCGACAAGGTCGCCGAGCACAACTGGTTCTTTCGGTTGAGCCGCCACGAGGATGCATTGCTCGAGGCAATCGGCAGCGGCCGGCTGCGGATCGAACCGGAAGTGCGGCGCAATGAGGTCGTGTCCTTTATCCAGGCGGGGCTCGAGGACATCAGCGTATCTCGTCCGGCAGAACGGGCACGCGGCTGGGGTATTCCGGTGCCGGGTGATCAGGATCAGGTGGTCTACATCTGGTACGACGCTCTCGGCAACTACATCTCCGCTCTGGGGTACGGGATGGATTCGTCCGACTATCGGACATGGTGGCTCGAGTCCGACGAGCGGGTCCATGTGATCGGAAAGGGCATCCTGCGGTTCCATGCTGTCTACTGGCCCGCGTTTCTCCTGTCGGCAGGCGAGCCGCTCCCGACGGCCATCTTTGTCCACGACTACTTGACCGTTGGCGGTGCCAAGATCAGCAAGAGTGCCGGCCCAACGGTGTCCCCGGCAGATCTCGTTGACGTCTACGGATCGGATGCTCTCCGCTGGTGGTTGGCCGCCGAGGTTCCCCGCGTCGGTGATGCGGACTTTACGGAGCAACGTCTCGTCGATCGCATCAACCAGGATCTTGTCAACGGGTACGGGAATCTGCTCAGCGGCATCGCGGCGCTGCTGGTGAAGTACCGCGGTGGGAGGATTCTCGATGCCTCGGAGGGACACCCGTCGGCGCCGGTGGAAGAAAGCGTGGCCCGTGCACTGGCACGGTTCGATCTGCGGACGGCTGCTCTGGCCGTCTCGGCGGCGATTCGTGACGCCAACGCCGAGCTGCAGCAGCGGCGCCCGTGGGAGTTGGCAAGGCTGGAGGCGCAGGGAGATACCGGCGCCGGAAGCGAGTTCGATCGGGTCCTGGGTCGGTTGGTCACGATCGTCCGGGGGATTGCCTGGCTGCTGGCGCCGTTCACGCCGCAGCTCGCCGAGCGTGCCCGGACACATCTCGGGGGTGATCGGCTGACGGCGGCGGAGCCCCTATTCCCCCGGCTGATAGCGCCCGAGTGA
- the hcnC_1 gene encoding hydrogen cyanide synthase subunit HcnC precursor, producing MESADFVVIGAGIAGASVAYELAAHARVVVLEREAVAGYHTTGRSAAVFTEAYEKSGIRALTRASRPFLEDPPEGFTDVPLLSPLPVLFVGRDDQLDALEQVLHESVDLVRWVDPIEALTLCPVLRPGYVAGGVLEADARSIDVHALHQGFLRGLRRRGSRVLTKAEVSSLVYTSTWTVGTTQGPIRTPVIVDAAGAWADQVAEMAGARPVGLTPLRRTAFTFDPPPDIGGRAWPMVFDVGEDFYFRLDGPQILASPCDEEPMEPCDVRHEEIDVAIAIDRIQAATTLTIRHVRNAWAGLRTFAPDRTPVVGWDPEVPGFFWLAGQGGFGIMTSPAMARTASALITGGAVQESIDTTLLDPGRF from the coding sequence ATGGAATCGGCGGACTTCGTCGTCATCGGAGCGGGAATAGCCGGAGCATCGGTCGCGTATGAACTGGCCGCGCACGCGCGAGTCGTCGTCCTGGAACGCGAAGCGGTGGCCGGCTATCACACGACCGGCAGATCGGCGGCCGTCTTCACCGAGGCATACGAAAAGAGCGGCATTCGTGCGCTGACGCGGGCAAGCCGACCGTTCCTGGAGGACCCTCCGGAGGGGTTCACCGACGTTCCACTACTGTCGCCGCTGCCGGTCCTGTTCGTCGGCCGGGACGACCAGCTCGATGCCCTCGAGCAGGTCCTACACGAGTCGGTGGATCTGGTCCGATGGGTCGATCCGATCGAGGCCCTCACCTTGTGCCCGGTGCTCCGGCCCGGCTACGTCGCCGGCGGGGTGCTCGAAGCCGACGCCCGATCCATCGACGTGCACGCTCTCCACCAAGGTTTCCTCCGCGGCCTTCGCCGCAGAGGAAGCCGTGTGCTCACCAAAGCGGAGGTGAGCTCCCTCGTCTACACGTCGACATGGACGGTCGGAACGACGCAAGGGCCGATCAGAACTCCTGTGATCGTCGACGCCGCCGGGGCGTGGGCGGACCAGGTCGCCGAGATGGCCGGCGCCCGACCGGTCGGCCTCACTCCGCTCCGGCGCACAGCCTTCACTTTCGATCCCCCACCCGACATCGGTGGCAGGGCCTGGCCGATGGTTTTCGATGTCGGCGAAGACTTCTACTTCAGGCTCGACGGGCCGCAGATACTCGCCTCACCGTGCGACGAGGAGCCAATGGAGCCGTGCGACGTCCGGCACGAGGAGATCGACGTGGCGATCGCCATCGATCGCATCCAGGCGGCGACCACGCTCACGATCCGCCACGTGCGGAACGCGTGGGCAGGTCTGCGCACTTTCGCGCCGGACCGCACACCCGTGGTCGGTTGGGATCCCGAGGTGCCGGGCTTCTTCTGGCTTGCCGGCCAGGGCGGTTTCGGAATCATGACCTCGCCGGCGATGGCACGGACTGCGTCGGCACTGATCACCGGCGGAGCGGTGCAGGAGAGCATCGACACGACCCTCTTGGACCCCGGACGGTTTTGA
- a CDS encoding putative DMT superfamily transporter inner membrane protein: protein MRRVPAPVLLTLSALLWGGNFVVGRAVATEIPPLSLSFYRWLTALVVLVIISGRATWRSIPELRRHVGWLAMSSFTGVLLFHTLAYTGLHTTTAINASLITATSPVVIPVVVYMAFREHISVREGVGIVVTMIGVIVVLTRGDTRALGQLHFAVGDLLILGTVVAWAVYSVGLRRRPQLPPLVIVTAVAAVGTLMLLPFYLWEAATIGGFAWSIPHVATILYVGIFASVIAYITWNQGVMVIGPTRAGPYLNLIPLFAAVLAVVFLGESIQGFQLVGGAFIGGGLWVGTT from the coding sequence GTGCGTCGAGTCCCGGCTCCTGTCCTGCTCACCCTGTCTGCGCTGCTGTGGGGAGGCAACTTCGTGGTGGGCAGGGCCGTCGCCACCGAGATTCCCCCGCTGTCGTTGAGTTTCTACCGGTGGCTCACCGCTCTCGTCGTGCTGGTGATCATCTCCGGGCGGGCCACCTGGCGATCGATACCCGAATTGCGGCGCCACGTTGGTTGGCTGGCGATGTCCTCCTTCACCGGTGTGTTGCTCTTCCACACGCTCGCGTACACGGGGTTGCACACGACGACGGCCATCAACGCGAGCCTGATCACGGCAACTTCACCGGTCGTGATTCCCGTCGTTGTGTACATGGCGTTCCGGGAGCACATCAGTGTCCGGGAGGGGGTCGGAATCGTGGTGACGATGATCGGTGTGATCGTCGTGCTCACCCGCGGCGACACTCGGGCGCTCGGACAGCTGCACTTCGCCGTTGGTGACCTGCTCATCCTCGGTACGGTCGTGGCGTGGGCCGTCTACTCCGTCGGGCTGCGTCGCCGGCCACAGCTGCCGCCCCTGGTGATCGTCACCGCCGTCGCCGCCGTGGGGACCCTGATGCTGCTGCCATTCTACCTGTGGGAGGCCGCCACCATCGGAGGCTTCGCCTGGAGCATTCCCCACGTCGCGACGATCCTCTACGTCGGGATCTTCGCCTCCGTCATCGCCTACATCACCTGGAACCAAGGGGTCATGGTGATCGGTCCGACGAGAGCCGGTCCCTACCTGAATCTGATACCGTTGTTCGCCGCGGTGCTCGCCGTAGTGTTCCTTGGCGAGTCGATCCAGGGGTTCCAGCTCGTCGGCGGCGCATTCATCGGCGGTGGCCTCTGGGTCGGAACGACGTGA